Genomic DNA from Nonomuraea rubra:
GGGCGGCGGCTCGGTCGCGTGGATCTCGCCCGAGGGCACGCTCAAGGTCGGTCCCCGCTCCGCCGGCGCCGACCCGGGCCCCCTCTGCTACGGCAAGGGGGGGACCGAGGTGACGGTGACGGACGCGCACGTGTTCCTCGGCCGGATCCCGCCGCACCTGCTCGGCGGGGAGATCCCCCTCGACGTGGACGCCGCCCGCACCGGCATCCAGGCCCTGGCCGACAAGCTCGGCCTCACCGCCGAGCGCACGGCGACCGGCATCCTGGAGATCAGCGCGTTCAACCAGAGCAACGCGATCAGGCAGCTCACCGTCAAGCGCGGCCTGGACGTGCGGGACTTCCCGCTGGTGACGTTCGGTGGGTCGGGGCCGCTGCTGGCGTGCCGGCTGATCGACATCCTCGGCCTGCCGTCCGTGATCGTCCCGCGCGACCCGGGCAACGTCTCGGCGTTCGGGCTGCTCACGGTGGACGTCAAGAACGACTACGTGCGTACGTACGTCACCCGCGACCTCTCGCTCGGCAAGGCCGTCGAGATCTTCCACGACCTGGAGCATCAGGCGGGCGAGGCGCTCGACCGCGAGGGCTTCGACGACCCGGTCTACCAGCGCAGCGCCGACCTGCGGTACTACGGCCAGGCCTACGAGGTGCGCGTGCCCGCGCCCGCCGGCGAGATCGACGAGGACTGGCACGCCGAGGTGCTCTCCCGCTTCCACGACGCCCACGAGAAGCTGTACGGCTACGCCTACCGCGACGACCCGCGCCACGGCGTGGAGTGGGTGAACCTGCGCGTCTCCGGCATCGGCCCCATCACCCGGCCGGTCGTCCGCCGCCTGGAGAAGGCCGGCGAGGGCGCCACGTCGGTCCGGCCCGTGCACTTCGACGAGACCCGCGACACCCCGATCCACCAGCGCGCCGCCCTCGGCCCCGGCGCCACCGTGCGGGGGCCGGCGGTGATCGAGGAGTACGGCTCCACGATCCCCATCCACCCTGGCTTCACCGCGAAGATCGACGAATACGGAAATGTGGAGATAAGTCGTGACTGATCCCATTCTGGTGGAGATCGTCGAGGGCACGCTCGCCTCCGTCGAGAAGGAGGTCGAGACCGCCATCGCGCGCACGGCCCGCTCGCCGATGATCCGCGACGCGCACGACTTCCGCGCGGGCATCCACGACGTACGGCTGCGCAAGCTCACCGGCCGCTCCTACAGCGCGCTCGTCCAGCCCGTCGTGCGCGACTTCCCGGTCGAGACCATGAAGCCCGGCGACGTCTACTTCCACAACGACGTCTACCTGTCGGAAGGCGGCATCGGCCACCTGCCGGACCTGTGCGTCACCGTCCCGGTCTTCCACGACGGCGAGGTGGTCGCCTTCGTCCAGGCGTTCGGCCACCACGACGACATCGGCGGCTCGGTACCCGGCTCCATGCCCTCCCACGCCCGCTCGGTCTACGAGGAGGGCCTGATGGTCCCGCCGATCAAGCTGTGGGACGAGGGCGTGCCCAACGAGGCCGCGCTGCGCATCATGACCCGCAACTCCCGCATGCCCGACTCCCTCGCCGGCGACCTCGACGCCGAGTGCTCGGCCTGCCTGATGGGCGCCCGACGGCTCGGCGAGCTGTTCGAGCGGTACGGCAAGCAGGCCGTCCAGGAGTGCTTCGACGCCATCATCGGCAAGACGACCGAGACGTTCCGCAGGGAACTGCTGGCGAAGATCCCCGAGGGGACGTACGTGTGGGAGGACTACGCCGAGCACGACGGCGTGGACGAGCCCCGCCTGCACGCCCAGCGCATCACCCTCACTGTGGACCACGCCGAGGACGCGCCGCTCACCATCGACTTCACCGGCACCTCACCCCAGGCCAAGGGCCCCATCAACCACGCCGGCGACTACGCCGACGGCGTGTTCCTGAAGAAGTGGCTGGCCCCGGTGCTGCGTAACCTGGCCGACACGCCGGAGCGCATGGCCGAGCTGGACGTCAATGAGGGAGTGGTGCCCCTCATCAAAATGATCTTCCCCGAGAAGGGCACCCTCCTCACCCCCGTCTTCCCCGCCCCGACCAATGCCCGAACGTTCGTCATCCTCCGCCTTCTCGGCGTCCTGGCCGGTGTCCTGGCCAAGGCCACCGGCGGCCGCATGCCCGCCGACCAGGAGACCATCCGCTACACGGGCGTGTACGGCACGGACGCGGAAGGGCAGCCGTACCTCATG
This window encodes:
- a CDS encoding hydantoinase/oxoprolinase family protein, with translation MRSVRIGVDTGGTFTDVVAVDEQTGEILTTKTPSTPANPADGFLAGIEKLGRHDVGSIVHGTTVATNRLLEDRIGNLGFITTEGFEFILEIARQSVPDGYGNSYFWVKPPRIVPVHLVKTVGGRLDHLGNEVRPFSDEQAVEVARWFRAKGVTAIGVCFLHSYANPEHERRMREVLWREHPEAVISLSSDVLREYREYERSVTTLVDAAVKPAMRSYIATLSTRLGMPFSVMKSNGGVLSAREVVNQPITTVLSGPAAGALGAALIASTAGHESVITLDGGGTSTDVAVVIDGEPSITTEGSVGRYPCKIPMIDIITVGAGGGSVAWISPEGTLKVGPRSAGADPGPLCYGKGGTEVTVTDAHVFLGRIPPHLLGGEIPLDVDAARTGIQALADKLGLTAERTATGILEISAFNQSNAIRQLTVKRGLDVRDFPLVTFGGSGPLLACRLIDILGLPSVIVPRDPGNVSAFGLLTVDVKNDYVRTYVTRDLSLGKAVEIFHDLEHQAGEALDREGFDDPVYQRSADLRYYGQAYEVRVPAPAGEIDEDWHAEVLSRFHDAHEKLYGYAYRDDPRHGVEWVNLRVSGIGPITRPVVRRLEKAGEGATSVRPVHFDETRDTPIHQRAALGPGATVRGPAVIEEYGSTIPIHPGFTAKIDEYGNVEISRD
- a CDS encoding hydantoinase B/oxoprolinase family protein, which produces MTDPILVEIVEGTLASVEKEVETAIARTARSPMIRDAHDFRAGIHDVRLRKLTGRSYSALVQPVVRDFPVETMKPGDVYFHNDVYLSEGGIGHLPDLCVTVPVFHDGEVVAFVQAFGHHDDIGGSVPGSMPSHARSVYEEGLMVPPIKLWDEGVPNEAALRIMTRNSRMPDSLAGDLDAECSACLMGARRLGELFERYGKQAVQECFDAIIGKTTETFRRELLAKIPEGTYVWEDYAEHDGVDEPRLHAQRITLTVDHAEDAPLTIDFTGTSPQAKGPINHAGDYADGVFLKKWLAPVLRNLADTPERMAELDVNEGVVPLIKMIFPEKGTLLTPVFPAPTNARTFVILRLLGVLAGVLAKATGGRMPADQETIRYTGVYGTDAEGQPYLMREVLGGGSGGRWYADGEDTIHVVPDSRNIPVEFAEARWPFRVERLALACDSGGPGMFRGGLGYDKHIRMLRDASYMSIADRSILSCWGVNGGLAGRPFRVEIAGKEMEGLVDDHPVQAGDLIRIRTTGGGGWGSPYDRDPRAVAADVRDGKVSIAGALGDYGVVLDGDRIDEQGTAELRARLRPPGDRFFDRGPGYAKLSGGRAHAEVDEL